In the genome of Methanobrevibacter sp. TMH8, one region contains:
- a CDS encoding LSM domain-containing protein, whose amino-acid sequence MENNNNNFQVNKQFADFKGKDVLIGLKNWEEFEGKIIAIDNFLNTVLEIDDGLKVVKGGKIAFISIKE is encoded by the coding sequence ATGGAAAATAATAATAATAATTTTCAAGTTAATAAACAATTCGCAGACTTTAAAGGAAAAGATGTCTTAATAGGTCTTAAAAATTGGGAAGAATTCGAAGGAAAAATAATAGCTATTGACAACTTTTTAAATACTGTTTTAGAAATAGATGATGGTTTAAAAGTTGTTAAAGGAGGAAAAATAGCTTTTATATCCATTAAAGAATAA